The Populus trichocarpa isolate Nisqually-1 chromosome 2, P.trichocarpa_v4.1, whole genome shotgun sequence genome has a window encoding:
- the LOC7483790 gene encoding uncharacterized protein LOC7483790 gives MMMVVKKKKHYFRCCEWKWIVLCQLLLANAVCASHHGNPANDLVDIINKNRTAQKLPELNDSPGLGCMALQYVELCKDNCTSNGVVNCKPPEDDFTEVFGPNCGVELPTFGTITGHVVGCQAKYLEPSLAFSHVLVNDSKALSLIRNKSHTEVGVGLVGARKGSFFWCILFSDGQTNSTFVLEDNGEGIKQKTGCFSGSTFPCSGGHRIPVFLNNFMTMVLLNIFLLQHLYQTWFVMM, from the exons atgatgatggtggtgaagaagaagaagcattatTTTCGTTGCTGTGAATGGAAGTGGATTGTGCTTTGCCAGCTACTCCTAGCTAATGCTGTTTGCGCCAGCCACCATG GGAACCCTGCAAATGATCTTGTTGATATCATCAATAAGAACCGAACAGCCCAGAAACTCCCCGAGCTGAACGACAGCCCCGGCCTTGGCTGCATGGCTCTGCAGTATGTTGAATTATGCAAGGATAACTGCACTAGCAATGGTGTTGTGAATTGCAAACCACCTGAAGATGACTTTACTGAGGTTTTTGGTCCGAACTGTGGTGTAGAGCTGCCCACTTTTGGCACCATAACTGGCCATGTCGTAGGTTGTCAAGCTAAGTACCTTGAGCCATCACTAGCCTTTTCCCATGTTCTTGTCAATGACAGTAAAGCTTTATCCCTGATTAGAAATAAATCACATACAGAAGTGGGAGTAGGCTTGGTTGGGGCTCGTAAAGGTTCCTTCTTTtggtgtattttatttagtgatgGCCAGACAAATTCCACTTTTGTTCTTGAAGATAACGGCGAAGGGATCAAGCAAAAGACAGGGTGCTTTAGTGGGAGCACTTTTCCATGCAGTGGCGGACATAGGATCCCTGTGTTTCTCAACAATTTTATGACCATGGttcttctaaatatttttctgcTACAACACTTGTATCAAACTTGGTTTGTAATGATGTGA
- the LOC7453908 gene encoding uncharacterized protein LOC7453908 isoform X2 gives MVFRSISATHPNTTNIVMASSTTVKPHQPLHNFPLQDLKWSMNPSNNATNHHRFRSNKSPHRDAAAADSDGDGGVKVEKLSKQKSDDAETLEKKSKIFIRLRTNKNSSGSSSSKCMVDDVAADAGDLDSAAVVEDVEESIPKTWNLRPRRAVNKGLNGSGGAVKIGGGAVQEIKSQVTSSNRSEWTRSNRNGNDATNYDNNNNNNNKEKEKEKEKEKKLRFSIPLTREEIEEDIYSLTGSKPARRSKKRAKHVQKQLDCLFPGMWLASITPECYKVHEAPSKG, from the exons ATGGTGTTTCGCTCCATATCTGCAACCCACCCAAACACAACCAATATTGTTATGGCTTCTTCTACTACTGTCAAACCACACCAGCCACTCCATAACTTTCCTCTACAAGACCTTAAATGGTCAATGAACCCTTCCAACAACGCCACCAACCACCACCGCTTTCGCTCCAACAAATCTCCTCACCgggatgctgctgctgctgactCGGACGGAGACGGCGGGGTAAAGGTTGAGAAGTTATCGAAGCAAAAATCTGATGATGCTGAGACTTTGGAGAAGAAATCGAAGATCTTTATTCGTTTGAGGACCAACAAAAATAGCAGCGGTAGCAGTAGCAGCAAGTGCATGGTTGATGATGTGGCTGCGGATGCAGGGGATCTGGACTCTGCTGCTGTAGTAGAGGATGTGGAGGAGTCGATACCGAAGACGTGGAATCTGAGGCCGAGGAGAGCCGTTAATAAGGGTTTGAATGGGAGCGGAGGTGCTGTGAAGATTGGTGGAGGCGCGGTGCAAGAGATCAAATCTCAGGTGACAAGTAGTAATCGGAGTGAATGGACTCGGTCGAACCGGAATGGTAATGATGCTACTAACtatgacaacaacaacaacaacaacaacaaggagaaagagaaggaaaaggaaaaggagaagaagttGAGGTTTTCGATTCCTCTTACTAGAGAGGAAATTGAAGAAGATATTTATTCCTTGACTGGGTCAAAGCCCGCGAGAAGGTCAAAGAAGAGAGCTAAGCATGTGCAAAAACAACTTGAT TGCTTGTTTCCTGGTATGTGGCTGGCTTCGATAACGCCGGAATGTTACAAGGTTCATGAAGCTCCTTCAAAG GGTTAA
- the LOC7453908 gene encoding uncharacterized protein LOC7453908 isoform X1 codes for MVFRSISATHPNTTNIVMASSTTVKPHQPLHNFPLQDLKWSMNPSNNATNHHRFRSNKSPHRDAAAADSDGDGGVKVEKLSKQKSDDAETLEKKSKIFIRLRTNKNSSGSSSSKCMVDDVAADAGDLDSAAVVEDVEESIPKTWNLRPRRAVNKGLNGSGGAVKIGGGAVQEIKSQVTSSNRSEWTRSNRNGNDATNYDNNNNNNNKEKEKEKEKEKKLRFSIPLTREEIEEDIYSLTGSKPARRSKKRAKHVQKQLDCLFPGMWLASITPECYKVHEAPSKLRM; via the exons ATGGTGTTTCGCTCCATATCTGCAACCCACCCAAACACAACCAATATTGTTATGGCTTCTTCTACTACTGTCAAACCACACCAGCCACTCCATAACTTTCCTCTACAAGACCTTAAATGGTCAATGAACCCTTCCAACAACGCCACCAACCACCACCGCTTTCGCTCCAACAAATCTCCTCACCgggatgctgctgctgctgactCGGACGGAGACGGCGGGGTAAAGGTTGAGAAGTTATCGAAGCAAAAATCTGATGATGCTGAGACTTTGGAGAAGAAATCGAAGATCTTTATTCGTTTGAGGACCAACAAAAATAGCAGCGGTAGCAGTAGCAGCAAGTGCATGGTTGATGATGTGGCTGCGGATGCAGGGGATCTGGACTCTGCTGCTGTAGTAGAGGATGTGGAGGAGTCGATACCGAAGACGTGGAATCTGAGGCCGAGGAGAGCCGTTAATAAGGGTTTGAATGGGAGCGGAGGTGCTGTGAAGATTGGTGGAGGCGCGGTGCAAGAGATCAAATCTCAGGTGACAAGTAGTAATCGGAGTGAATGGACTCGGTCGAACCGGAATGGTAATGATGCTACTAACtatgacaacaacaacaacaacaacaacaaggagaaagagaaggaaaaggaaaaggagaagaagttGAGGTTTTCGATTCCTCTTACTAGAGAGGAAATTGAAGAAGATATTTATTCCTTGACTGGGTCAAAGCCCGCGAGAAGGTCAAAGAAGAGAGCTAAGCATGTGCAAAAACAACTTGAT TGCTTGTTTCCTGGTATGTGGCTGGCTTCGATAACGCCGGAATGTTACAAGGTTCATGAAGCTCCTTCAAAG TTGAGAATGTAG
- the LOC7483791 gene encoding homeobox-leucine zipper protein HAT3 isoform X2: MGDKNDGLGLSLSLGYATQRNHHQQPSLKLNLMPLASQNKHKKTSWTDLFQSPDRTCDTRLFQRGIDMNRVPAAVADCDDETGVSSPNSTLSSLISGKRSEREQIGEETEAERASCSRGSDDEDGGDASRKKLRLSKEQSSVLEENFKEHNTLNPKEKLALAKQLNLRPRQVEVWFQNRRARTKLKQTEVDCEYLKTCCENLTEENRRLLKEVQELRALKLSPQLYMHMNPPTTLTMCPSCKRVVSSASSSSAAVVSSALAPIASTPQPQRPVPINPWAAMPIHHRTFDAPASSS, translated from the exons atggGTGATAAAAATGATGGCTTGGGCTTGAGTTTGAGCTTGGGATATGCTACACAACGGAATCATCATCAGCAGCCTTCTTTGAAGCTAAATCTCATGCCTTTGGCTTCACAAAACAAACATAAGAAAACTTCCTGGACTGACCTCTTTCAATCACCAG ATAGAACATGTGATACGAGGTTGTTTCAACGAGGGATTGACATGAACAGGGTACCGGCTGCTGTGGCAGATTGTGATGACGAAACTGGGGTTTCTTCACCGAACAGTACACTATCCAGCTTGATCAGTGGTAAAAGAAGCGAAAGAGAACAGATTGGTGAAGAAACAGAAGCAGAGAGAGCCTCTTGCTCTCGCGGaagtgatgatgaagatggTGGTGATGCTTCTAGGAAGAAGCTGAGACTGTCAAAGGAACAGTCGTCAGTGCTTGAAGAGAATTTCAAGGAACATAATACTCTCAATCCC AAGGAAAAGCTGGCTTTGGCAAAACAGTTGAATCTCAGGCCAAGGCAAGTGGAGGTGTGGTTTCAGAACAGAAGAGCAAG GACTAAGTTGAAGCAAACTGAAGTAGATTGCGAGTACCTAAAGACGTGCTGTGAAAATCTAACAGAGGAGAACAGGAGGTTACTGAAGGAGGTGCAAGAGCTCAGAGCACTGAAACTCTCCCCACAGCTCTACATGCACATGAACCCTCCCACCACCCTCACCATGTGTCCTTCATGCAAGCGTGTTGTCTCATCGGCATCATCATCTTCTGCTGCTGTCGTGTCCTCTGCTCTTGCTCCAATTGCCTCGACCCCCCAACCACAACGACCGGTGCCCATTAACCCTTGGGCAGCAATGCCTATCCACCATCGAACTTTTGATGCTCCCGCTTCTAGTTCATGA
- the LOC7483791 gene encoding homeobox-leucine zipper protein HAT3 isoform X1, whose product MGDKNDGLGLSLSLGYATQRNHHQQPSLKLNLMPLASQNKHKKTSWTDLFQSPDRTCDTRLFQRGIDMNRVPAAVADCDDETGVSSPNSTLSSLISGKRSEREQIGEETEAERASCSRGSDDEDGGDASRKKLRLSKEQSSVLEENFKEHNTLNPYVVVLWLQKEKLALAKQLNLRPRQVEVWFQNRRARTKLKQTEVDCEYLKTCCENLTEENRRLLKEVQELRALKLSPQLYMHMNPPTTLTMCPSCKRVVSSASSSSAAVVSSALAPIASTPQPQRPVPINPWAAMPIHHRTFDAPASSS is encoded by the exons atggGTGATAAAAATGATGGCTTGGGCTTGAGTTTGAGCTTGGGATATGCTACACAACGGAATCATCATCAGCAGCCTTCTTTGAAGCTAAATCTCATGCCTTTGGCTTCACAAAACAAACATAAGAAAACTTCCTGGACTGACCTCTTTCAATCACCAG ATAGAACATGTGATACGAGGTTGTTTCAACGAGGGATTGACATGAACAGGGTACCGGCTGCTGTGGCAGATTGTGATGACGAAACTGGGGTTTCTTCACCGAACAGTACACTATCCAGCTTGATCAGTGGTAAAAGAAGCGAAAGAGAACAGATTGGTGAAGAAACAGAAGCAGAGAGAGCCTCTTGCTCTCGCGGaagtgatgatgaagatggTGGTGATGCTTCTAGGAAGAAGCTGAGACTGTCAAAGGAACAGTCGTCAGTGCTTGAAGAGAATTTCAAGGAACATAATACTCTCAATCCC TACGTGGTGGTTTTGTGGTTGCAGAAGGAAAAGCTGGCTTTGGCAAAACAGTTGAATCTCAGGCCAAGGCAAGTGGAGGTGTGGTTTCAGAACAGAAGAGCAAG GACTAAGTTGAAGCAAACTGAAGTAGATTGCGAGTACCTAAAGACGTGCTGTGAAAATCTAACAGAGGAGAACAGGAGGTTACTGAAGGAGGTGCAAGAGCTCAGAGCACTGAAACTCTCCCCACAGCTCTACATGCACATGAACCCTCCCACCACCCTCACCATGTGTCCTTCATGCAAGCGTGTTGTCTCATCGGCATCATCATCTTCTGCTGCTGTCGTGTCCTCTGCTCTTGCTCCAATTGCCTCGACCCCCCAACCACAACGACCGGTGCCCATTAACCCTTGGGCAGCAATGCCTATCCACCATCGAACTTTTGATGCTCCCGCTTCTAGTTCATGA